Proteins from a genomic interval of Chanos chanos chromosome 3, fChaCha1.1, whole genome shotgun sequence:
- the grin1a gene encoding glutamate receptor ionotropic, NMDA 1a isoform X1, which yields MRLFLLAVFFSCSCARAGCEPKIVNIGAVLSQKRYEQVFKDAVTQANQVYGRDKFKLTAISVTHKPNAIQMALSVCEDLISSQVYAILVSHPPQSNDHLTPTPVSYTAGFYRIPVVGLTTRMSIYSDKSIHLSFLRTVPPYSHQAHVWFDMMREFRWNHIILIVSDDHEGRAAQKRLETLLEERETKNKKRNYENLDQLSYDNKRGPKAEKVLQFNQETNLTALLLEAKELEARVIILSASEEDAAAVYKAARFLNMTGSGYVWLVGEREMSGKALSEAPDGLIGLQLINGKNESAHISDAVAVVAQSIQELFEKENITEPPRGCVGNTNIWKTGPLFKRVLMSSKYPEGLTGRVEFNDDGDRKYAHYSILNYQKSRLIQVGIYNGTQVVMNKQRKIIWPGGETERPRGFQMSTRLKIVTIHQEPFVYVKPTMPDGTCKEEMTLNGVLIKKVICTGPNETIPGRPIVPQCCYGFCIDLLIKLAMTMNFTYEVHLVADGKFGTQERVNNSNKKEWNGMMGELLGGLADMIVAPLTINNERAQYIEFSKPFKYQGLTILVKKEIPRSTLDSFMQPFQSTLWLLVGLSVHVVAVMLYLLDRFSPFGRFKVNSEEEEEDALTLSSAMWFSWGVLLNSGIGEGAPRSFSARILGMVWAGFAMIIVASYTANLAAFLVLDRPEERITGINDPRLRNPSDKFIYATVKQSSVDIYFRRQVELSTMYRHMEKHNYESAAEAIQAVRDNKLHAFIWDSAVLEFEASQKCDLVTTGELFFRSGFGIGMRKDSPWKQNVSLAILSSHENGFMEDLDKTWVRYQECDSRSNAPATLTFENMAGVFMLVAGGIAAGIFLIFIEIAYKRHKDARRKQMQLAFAAVNVWRKNLQDRKSGRAEPDPKKKASFRSISTSLASSIKRRRSSKDTQYPPTDITGQLNLSDPSVSTVV from the exons ATGCGCCTTTTTCTGCTCGCGGTTTTCTTCTCGTGCTCTTGTGCACGAGCTGGTTGTGAGCCAAAGATAGTGAACATCGGAGCCGTCCTAAGCCAGAAGAGATACGAACAGGTATTTAAGGATGCGGTGACTCAAGCCAACCAGGTTTATGGCAGAGATAAATTCAAGCTCACCGCCATCTCTGTCACCCACAAACCCAATGCTATTCAGATggcgctgtctgtctgtgaagaCCTCATCTCCAGCCAG GTCTATGCAATCCTGGTGAGCCATCCACCACAGTCTAATGACCATCTGACGCCCACGCCTGTTTCTTACACTGCAGGATTCTACCGCATCCCCGTGGTGGGGCTCACCACACGGATGTCCATCTATTCTGACAAG aGTATTCACCTGTCCTTCCTACGTACAGTGCCACCCTATTCACACCAGGCGCATGTGTGGTTTGATATGATGCGTGAGTTTCGCTGGAATCACATCATTTTGATTGTTAGCGATGACCATGAAGGCCGAGCTGCTCAGAAGAGGCTGGAAACTCTGCTTGAGGAGCGGGAAACCAAG aataaaaaaaggaactaTGAAAACCTCGACCAACTGTCCTATGACAACAAGCGTGGACCCAAG GCAGAGAAAGTCCTCCAGTTCAACCAGGAGACTAACCTCACGGCCCTGCTCCTCGAGGCTAAAGAGCTGGAGGCTCGTGTCATCATTCTGTCTGCCAG TGAGGAGGATGCAGCTGCAGTATACAAGGCTGCGCGTTTCCTCAACATGACTGGTTCTGGTTACGTTTGGCTTGTCGGAGAGCGAGAGATGTCCGGTAAAGCTCTGAGTGAGGCACCAGACG GTCTGATCGGCCTCCAGCTCATCAACGGGAAGAATGAGTCAGCGCACATCAGCGATGCCGTCGCTGTGGTGGCTCAGTCCATCCAGGAGCtgtttgagaaagagaacatCACAGAACCGCCAAGAGGTTGTGTGGGCAACACCAACATCTGGAAGACAGGGCCGCTGTTCAAAAG GGTTCTAATGTCATCTAAGTATCCTGAAGGACTGACCGGACGTGTGGAGTTCAATGATGATGGAGACAGGAAATACGCCCATTACAGTATTCTGAACTACCAGAAGAGTCGACTGATTCAAGTTGGCATTTATAACGGAACACAg GTTGTGATGAACAAGCAGAGGAAGATCATCTGGCCaggaggggagacagagagaccaaggGGTTTTCAGATGTCGACACGACTTAAG ATAGTCACTATACACCAGGAGccttttgtgtatgtgaaacCTACAATGCCGGATGGGACCTGCAAGGAAGAGATGACACTTAATGGAGTCTTAATTAAAAAGGTGATCTGCACTGGGCCCAATGAGACCATCCCAG GACGCCCAATAGTTCCACAGTGTTGCTATGGTTTCTGCATTGACCTTCTGATCAAGTTGGCTATGACTATGAACTTTACCTATGAGGTTCACCTGGTCGCGGATGGGAAATTTGGAACgcaggagaga gtaaacaacagcaacaagaaagAGTGGAATGGGATGATGGGAGAGCTCTTGGGAGGCCTTGCAGACATGATTGTGGCTCCACTGACTATAAACAATGAACGAGCCCAGTACATAGAATTCTCCAAACCTTTTAAATACCAGGGACTCACCATTCTTGTTAAAAAG GAAATCCCTCGCAGTACGCTGGACTCGTTCATGCAGCCTTTCCAGAGCACGCTGTGGCTGCTGGTGGGTCTTTCGGTGCATGTGGTGGCGGTGATGCTTTACCTACTAGACCGGTTCAG CCCATTTGGAAGGTTTAAAGTaaacagtgaagaagaagaagaagatgccCTCACCTTATCTTCAGCAATGTGGTTTTCCTGGGGAGTATTGCTGAACTCTGGTATTGGAGAAG GTGCACCACGCAGCTTCTCAGCAAGAATCCTAGGAATGGTGTGGGCTGGTTTCGCTATGATCATTGTGGCATCCTACACTGCCAACCTGGCTGCCTTCCTGGTGCTGGATCGGCCTGAGGAGCGCATCACTGGCATCAATGACCCAAGG CTGAGAAACCCATCAGATAAGTTCATCTACGCCACAGTGAAGCAGAGCTCGGTGGACATCTACTTCCGGCGGCAAGTTGAGCTGAGCACCATGTACCGCCACATGGAAAAGCACAACTACGAGAGTGCTGCTGAAGCTATCCAGGCTGTTCGGGACAA CAAGCTGCATGCTTTCATCTGGGACTCTGCGGTGCTGGAGTTTGAGGCCTCGCAGAAGTGCGACCTGGTAACCACGGGAGAGCTGTTTTTCCGTTCGGGCTTTGGCATAGGCATGCGCAAGGACAGCCCCTGGAAACAGAATGTGTCCCTGGCCATTCTCAG TTCCCATGAGAATGGCTTCATGGAGGATCTAGATAAAACCTGGGTGAGATACCAGGAGTGTGACTCACGGAGCAATGCCCCAGCCACACTCACCTTTGAAAACATGGCAG GTGTATTCATGCTGGTTGCTGGAGGCATTGCAGCCGGGATCTTCCTCATTTTCATTGAGATTGCATACAAACGCCACAAAGACGCCCGCAGGAAGCAGATGCAGCTGGCCTTCGCGGCCGTCAATGTCTGGAGGAAGAACCTACAG gaTAGGAAAAGTGGTAGAGCAGAGCCTGACCCCAAAAAGAAAGCCTCTTTTAGGTCCATCAGTACCTCCCTGGCTTCCAGCATCAAGAGACGTAGGTCCTCCAAAGATACG
- the grin1a gene encoding glutamate receptor ionotropic, NMDA 1a isoform X2, which produces MRLFLLAVFFSCSCARAGCEPKIVNIGAVLSQKRYEQVFKDAVTQANQVYGRDKFKLTAISVTHKPNAIQMALSVCEDLISSQVYAILVSHPPQSNDHLTPTPVSYTAGFYRIPVVGLTTRMSIYSDKSIHLSFLRTVPPYSHQAHVWFDMMREFRWNHIILIVSDDHEGRAAQKRLETLLEERETKNKKRNYENLDQLSYDNKRGPKAEKVLQFNQETNLTALLLEAKELEARVIILSASEEDAAAVYKAARFLNMTGSGYVWLVGEREMSGKALSEAPDGLIGLQLINGKNESAHISDAVAVVAQSIQELFEKENITEPPRGCVGNTNIWKTGPLFKRVLMSSKYPEGLTGRVEFNDDGDRKYAHYSILNYQKSRLIQVGIYNGTQVVMNKQRKIIWPGGETERPRGFQMSTRLKIVTIHQEPFVYVKPTMPDGTCKEEMTLNGVLIKKVICTGPNETIPGRPIVPQCCYGFCIDLLIKLAMTMNFTYEVHLVADGKFGTQERVNNSNKKEWNGMMGELLGGLADMIVAPLTINNERAQYIEFSKPFKYQGLTILVKKEIPRSTLDSFMQPFQSTLWLLVGLSVHVVAVMLYLLDRFSPFGRFKVNSEEEEEDALTLSSAMWFSWGVLLNSGIGEGAPRSFSARILGMVWAGFAMIIVASYTANLAAFLVLDRPEERITGINDPRLRNPSDKFIYATVKQSSVDIYFRRQVELSTMYRHMEKHNYESAAEAIQAVRDNKLHAFIWDSAVLEFEASQKCDLVTTGELFFRSGFGIGMRKDSPWKQNVSLAILSSHENGFMEDLDKTWVRYQECDSRSNAPATLTFENMAGVFMLVAGGIAAGIFLIFIEIAYKRHKDARRKQMQLAFAAVNVWRKNLQQYPPTDITGQLNLSDPSVSTVV; this is translated from the exons ATGCGCCTTTTTCTGCTCGCGGTTTTCTTCTCGTGCTCTTGTGCACGAGCTGGTTGTGAGCCAAAGATAGTGAACATCGGAGCCGTCCTAAGCCAGAAGAGATACGAACAGGTATTTAAGGATGCGGTGACTCAAGCCAACCAGGTTTATGGCAGAGATAAATTCAAGCTCACCGCCATCTCTGTCACCCACAAACCCAATGCTATTCAGATggcgctgtctgtctgtgaagaCCTCATCTCCAGCCAG GTCTATGCAATCCTGGTGAGCCATCCACCACAGTCTAATGACCATCTGACGCCCACGCCTGTTTCTTACACTGCAGGATTCTACCGCATCCCCGTGGTGGGGCTCACCACACGGATGTCCATCTATTCTGACAAG aGTATTCACCTGTCCTTCCTACGTACAGTGCCACCCTATTCACACCAGGCGCATGTGTGGTTTGATATGATGCGTGAGTTTCGCTGGAATCACATCATTTTGATTGTTAGCGATGACCATGAAGGCCGAGCTGCTCAGAAGAGGCTGGAAACTCTGCTTGAGGAGCGGGAAACCAAG aataaaaaaaggaactaTGAAAACCTCGACCAACTGTCCTATGACAACAAGCGTGGACCCAAG GCAGAGAAAGTCCTCCAGTTCAACCAGGAGACTAACCTCACGGCCCTGCTCCTCGAGGCTAAAGAGCTGGAGGCTCGTGTCATCATTCTGTCTGCCAG TGAGGAGGATGCAGCTGCAGTATACAAGGCTGCGCGTTTCCTCAACATGACTGGTTCTGGTTACGTTTGGCTTGTCGGAGAGCGAGAGATGTCCGGTAAAGCTCTGAGTGAGGCACCAGACG GTCTGATCGGCCTCCAGCTCATCAACGGGAAGAATGAGTCAGCGCACATCAGCGATGCCGTCGCTGTGGTGGCTCAGTCCATCCAGGAGCtgtttgagaaagagaacatCACAGAACCGCCAAGAGGTTGTGTGGGCAACACCAACATCTGGAAGACAGGGCCGCTGTTCAAAAG GGTTCTAATGTCATCTAAGTATCCTGAAGGACTGACCGGACGTGTGGAGTTCAATGATGATGGAGACAGGAAATACGCCCATTACAGTATTCTGAACTACCAGAAGAGTCGACTGATTCAAGTTGGCATTTATAACGGAACACAg GTTGTGATGAACAAGCAGAGGAAGATCATCTGGCCaggaggggagacagagagaccaaggGGTTTTCAGATGTCGACACGACTTAAG ATAGTCACTATACACCAGGAGccttttgtgtatgtgaaacCTACAATGCCGGATGGGACCTGCAAGGAAGAGATGACACTTAATGGAGTCTTAATTAAAAAGGTGATCTGCACTGGGCCCAATGAGACCATCCCAG GACGCCCAATAGTTCCACAGTGTTGCTATGGTTTCTGCATTGACCTTCTGATCAAGTTGGCTATGACTATGAACTTTACCTATGAGGTTCACCTGGTCGCGGATGGGAAATTTGGAACgcaggagaga gtaaacaacagcaacaagaaagAGTGGAATGGGATGATGGGAGAGCTCTTGGGAGGCCTTGCAGACATGATTGTGGCTCCACTGACTATAAACAATGAACGAGCCCAGTACATAGAATTCTCCAAACCTTTTAAATACCAGGGACTCACCATTCTTGTTAAAAAG GAAATCCCTCGCAGTACGCTGGACTCGTTCATGCAGCCTTTCCAGAGCACGCTGTGGCTGCTGGTGGGTCTTTCGGTGCATGTGGTGGCGGTGATGCTTTACCTACTAGACCGGTTCAG CCCATTTGGAAGGTTTAAAGTaaacagtgaagaagaagaagaagatgccCTCACCTTATCTTCAGCAATGTGGTTTTCCTGGGGAGTATTGCTGAACTCTGGTATTGGAGAAG GTGCACCACGCAGCTTCTCAGCAAGAATCCTAGGAATGGTGTGGGCTGGTTTCGCTATGATCATTGTGGCATCCTACACTGCCAACCTGGCTGCCTTCCTGGTGCTGGATCGGCCTGAGGAGCGCATCACTGGCATCAATGACCCAAGG CTGAGAAACCCATCAGATAAGTTCATCTACGCCACAGTGAAGCAGAGCTCGGTGGACATCTACTTCCGGCGGCAAGTTGAGCTGAGCACCATGTACCGCCACATGGAAAAGCACAACTACGAGAGTGCTGCTGAAGCTATCCAGGCTGTTCGGGACAA CAAGCTGCATGCTTTCATCTGGGACTCTGCGGTGCTGGAGTTTGAGGCCTCGCAGAAGTGCGACCTGGTAACCACGGGAGAGCTGTTTTTCCGTTCGGGCTTTGGCATAGGCATGCGCAAGGACAGCCCCTGGAAACAGAATGTGTCCCTGGCCATTCTCAG TTCCCATGAGAATGGCTTCATGGAGGATCTAGATAAAACCTGGGTGAGATACCAGGAGTGTGACTCACGGAGCAATGCCCCAGCCACACTCACCTTTGAAAACATGGCAG GTGTATTCATGCTGGTTGCTGGAGGCATTGCAGCCGGGATCTTCCTCATTTTCATTGAGATTGCATACAAACGCCACAAAGACGCCCGCAGGAAGCAGATGCAGCTGGCCTTCGCGGCCGTCAATGTCTGGAGGAAGAACCTACAG
- the grin1a gene encoding glutamate receptor ionotropic, NMDA 1a isoform X3, whose amino-acid sequence MRLFLLAVFFSCSCARAGCEPKIVNIGAVLSQKRYEQVFKDAVTQANQVYGRDKFKLTAISVTHKPNAIQMALSVCEDLISSQVYAILVSHPPQSNDHLTPTPVSYTAGFYRIPVVGLTTRMSIYSDKSIHLSFLRTVPPYSHQAHVWFDMMREFRWNHIILIVSDDHEGRAAQKRLETLLEERETKAEKVLQFNQETNLTALLLEAKELEARVIILSASEEDAAAVYKAARFLNMTGSGYVWLVGEREMSGKALSEAPDGLIGLQLINGKNESAHISDAVAVVAQSIQELFEKENITEPPRGCVGNTNIWKTGPLFKRVLMSSKYPEGLTGRVEFNDDGDRKYAHYSILNYQKSRLIQVGIYNGTQVVMNKQRKIIWPGGETERPRGFQMSTRLKIVTIHQEPFVYVKPTMPDGTCKEEMTLNGVLIKKVICTGPNETIPGRPIVPQCCYGFCIDLLIKLAMTMNFTYEVHLVADGKFGTQERVNNSNKKEWNGMMGELLGGLADMIVAPLTINNERAQYIEFSKPFKYQGLTILVKKEIPRSTLDSFMQPFQSTLWLLVGLSVHVVAVMLYLLDRFSPFGRFKVNSEEEEEDALTLSSAMWFSWGVLLNSGIGEGAPRSFSARILGMVWAGFAMIIVASYTANLAAFLVLDRPEERITGINDPRLRNPSDKFIYATVKQSSVDIYFRRQVELSTMYRHMEKHNYESAAEAIQAVRDNKLHAFIWDSAVLEFEASQKCDLVTTGELFFRSGFGIGMRKDSPWKQNVSLAILSSHENGFMEDLDKTWVRYQECDSRSNAPATLTFENMAGVFMLVAGGIAAGIFLIFIEIAYKRHKDARRKQMQLAFAAVNVWRKNLQQYPPTDITGQLNLSDPSVSTVV is encoded by the exons ATGCGCCTTTTTCTGCTCGCGGTTTTCTTCTCGTGCTCTTGTGCACGAGCTGGTTGTGAGCCAAAGATAGTGAACATCGGAGCCGTCCTAAGCCAGAAGAGATACGAACAGGTATTTAAGGATGCGGTGACTCAAGCCAACCAGGTTTATGGCAGAGATAAATTCAAGCTCACCGCCATCTCTGTCACCCACAAACCCAATGCTATTCAGATggcgctgtctgtctgtgaagaCCTCATCTCCAGCCAG GTCTATGCAATCCTGGTGAGCCATCCACCACAGTCTAATGACCATCTGACGCCCACGCCTGTTTCTTACACTGCAGGATTCTACCGCATCCCCGTGGTGGGGCTCACCACACGGATGTCCATCTATTCTGACAAG aGTATTCACCTGTCCTTCCTACGTACAGTGCCACCCTATTCACACCAGGCGCATGTGTGGTTTGATATGATGCGTGAGTTTCGCTGGAATCACATCATTTTGATTGTTAGCGATGACCATGAAGGCCGAGCTGCTCAGAAGAGGCTGGAAACTCTGCTTGAGGAGCGGGAAACCAAG GCAGAGAAAGTCCTCCAGTTCAACCAGGAGACTAACCTCACGGCCCTGCTCCTCGAGGCTAAAGAGCTGGAGGCTCGTGTCATCATTCTGTCTGCCAG TGAGGAGGATGCAGCTGCAGTATACAAGGCTGCGCGTTTCCTCAACATGACTGGTTCTGGTTACGTTTGGCTTGTCGGAGAGCGAGAGATGTCCGGTAAAGCTCTGAGTGAGGCACCAGACG GTCTGATCGGCCTCCAGCTCATCAACGGGAAGAATGAGTCAGCGCACATCAGCGATGCCGTCGCTGTGGTGGCTCAGTCCATCCAGGAGCtgtttgagaaagagaacatCACAGAACCGCCAAGAGGTTGTGTGGGCAACACCAACATCTGGAAGACAGGGCCGCTGTTCAAAAG GGTTCTAATGTCATCTAAGTATCCTGAAGGACTGACCGGACGTGTGGAGTTCAATGATGATGGAGACAGGAAATACGCCCATTACAGTATTCTGAACTACCAGAAGAGTCGACTGATTCAAGTTGGCATTTATAACGGAACACAg GTTGTGATGAACAAGCAGAGGAAGATCATCTGGCCaggaggggagacagagagaccaaggGGTTTTCAGATGTCGACACGACTTAAG ATAGTCACTATACACCAGGAGccttttgtgtatgtgaaacCTACAATGCCGGATGGGACCTGCAAGGAAGAGATGACACTTAATGGAGTCTTAATTAAAAAGGTGATCTGCACTGGGCCCAATGAGACCATCCCAG GACGCCCAATAGTTCCACAGTGTTGCTATGGTTTCTGCATTGACCTTCTGATCAAGTTGGCTATGACTATGAACTTTACCTATGAGGTTCACCTGGTCGCGGATGGGAAATTTGGAACgcaggagaga gtaaacaacagcaacaagaaagAGTGGAATGGGATGATGGGAGAGCTCTTGGGAGGCCTTGCAGACATGATTGTGGCTCCACTGACTATAAACAATGAACGAGCCCAGTACATAGAATTCTCCAAACCTTTTAAATACCAGGGACTCACCATTCTTGTTAAAAAG GAAATCCCTCGCAGTACGCTGGACTCGTTCATGCAGCCTTTCCAGAGCACGCTGTGGCTGCTGGTGGGTCTTTCGGTGCATGTGGTGGCGGTGATGCTTTACCTACTAGACCGGTTCAG CCCATTTGGAAGGTTTAAAGTaaacagtgaagaagaagaagaagatgccCTCACCTTATCTTCAGCAATGTGGTTTTCCTGGGGAGTATTGCTGAACTCTGGTATTGGAGAAG GTGCACCACGCAGCTTCTCAGCAAGAATCCTAGGAATGGTGTGGGCTGGTTTCGCTATGATCATTGTGGCATCCTACACTGCCAACCTGGCTGCCTTCCTGGTGCTGGATCGGCCTGAGGAGCGCATCACTGGCATCAATGACCCAAGG CTGAGAAACCCATCAGATAAGTTCATCTACGCCACAGTGAAGCAGAGCTCGGTGGACATCTACTTCCGGCGGCAAGTTGAGCTGAGCACCATGTACCGCCACATGGAAAAGCACAACTACGAGAGTGCTGCTGAAGCTATCCAGGCTGTTCGGGACAA CAAGCTGCATGCTTTCATCTGGGACTCTGCGGTGCTGGAGTTTGAGGCCTCGCAGAAGTGCGACCTGGTAACCACGGGAGAGCTGTTTTTCCGTTCGGGCTTTGGCATAGGCATGCGCAAGGACAGCCCCTGGAAACAGAATGTGTCCCTGGCCATTCTCAG TTCCCATGAGAATGGCTTCATGGAGGATCTAGATAAAACCTGGGTGAGATACCAGGAGTGTGACTCACGGAGCAATGCCCCAGCCACACTCACCTTTGAAAACATGGCAG GTGTATTCATGCTGGTTGCTGGAGGCATTGCAGCCGGGATCTTCCTCATTTTCATTGAGATTGCATACAAACGCCACAAAGACGCCCGCAGGAAGCAGATGCAGCTGGCCTTCGCGGCCGTCAATGTCTGGAGGAAGAACCTACAG